One window of the Granulicella arctica genome contains the following:
- a CDS encoding TonB-dependent receptor gives MSSSSNLSPTLQAQETTGAIVGAIKDASGAVIPHAHVHVDTASLPGGKTTDTDAKGNYHFANLPPGSYVITVSSKGFSELRREGLMLEVGHSPSVDLTLTVGSESTVVEVSAESPAIDVTTVTTLTNVTQDVINYVPRGRSYQSVIQFAPSARNEPLMGNTTTNGSGSVSPGNGSNGNSYGYSVAGGSDSENSYLVEGQETANLIGGYSHTNVPFDFIQEVQVKSSGIEAEHGGALGGVVNVIMQKGSPKFHGSAFIQFENQSLDAGPSPFSHYDATSAPTATNWQGAAGYSGLADAAYQSYQPIKPNHSDVFPGFTLGGPLAMLLARALPLSPKWNDKLFFFVGFNPELARYSERLNFGSANGGVIPFSQNTNTYYTTARIDARVTERVRVFASWLYQLQRANGENLPQADSKNGALNPVTGCFGAAATPCTGSFTDPSVYAHTLGYDAPNTTFNTGADITVTHNIVATTRFGYYFENYHDFGYPQGGVLYQFQNNGVGATDASGTNPLPASLSQGPGSVNAALDANFTGYNSNKAIQFDQDAAWYKSTKFGTHNFKFGYQLVRNSNYIFQGYNEPYVQVNVGQSASYVPGSPTGKANCAALQATTQAANPGTPPANIGCEGQYGYVTVYDFGTGGKATSYDHGLFAQDSWTVGHGVTLDVGVRLDKEFLPGEGQGAGAPPKPIDFSWGDKVAPRLGAAWDVFRDGRMKVFGSYGVFYDTMKLNLAISSFGGQYWQNCVYGLNTSSLTSIVPAYDSNHRYCSGPDATNQANFTGGTTPAGLTFIENLNNRAFPTTCATCSSSQEGVAPGLKPYRQHEAVAGVDYQLARNVAFEARYDRRRLDHVIEDSAIVNPEVGETFVVVNPGQGVNATFSGFCNFIYGTGSAGCVSSNGQTPPDTTIPAARSYDGLEFRLNKALSSHWSGLFSYTYSHFRGNYTGLTSSDIADGGSGGRNAPNNSRAFDEPYFSYNALGGSSSGLLPTDRPNTLKGYAYYQLGYLKRFTTDLGVFQTAYQGSPNTSYANVGQSFNAFPVDIFNRGVWADFSQNPTTGAITVGTPHTYRNPWYVQSDLNVTESYKLTEDRAVSFTATFSNVLNQHVVTSVNEQVDSSYFGNQFITPGGFTYSAGPAFYAAAERAYNVSTGLNSNNDLGGPETINSQYGKPLSYQLPRTIRLQARFNF, from the coding sequence ATGTCCTCCTCATCAAATTTGTCCCCAACTCTCCAGGCGCAAGAGACGACCGGAGCGATTGTCGGAGCAATCAAGGATGCCAGCGGCGCTGTAATCCCTCATGCGCATGTGCATGTTGATACGGCCTCTTTGCCGGGCGGGAAAACCACAGACACAGACGCGAAAGGCAACTATCATTTTGCCAATCTGCCGCCGGGATCTTATGTGATCACGGTAAGTTCAAAAGGCTTCTCGGAGTTGAGGCGCGAGGGTTTGATGCTTGAGGTGGGTCACTCGCCGAGCGTCGACCTGACGCTGACGGTCGGATCTGAGAGCACCGTTGTTGAGGTGAGCGCCGAGTCGCCGGCGATCGATGTGACGACTGTGACGACGCTGACCAACGTGACGCAGGATGTGATCAACTATGTGCCGCGCGGCCGGTCGTATCAATCCGTGATCCAGTTTGCGCCTTCGGCCCGTAATGAGCCGCTGATGGGCAATACGACTACGAACGGAAGCGGCAGTGTATCGCCGGGCAACGGGAGCAATGGCAATTCCTACGGCTACTCGGTTGCGGGCGGATCGGATTCGGAGAACTCATACCTCGTCGAGGGCCAGGAAACGGCTAACCTGATTGGCGGCTACTCGCACACCAATGTGCCGTTTGACTTCATCCAGGAGGTTCAGGTTAAGAGCTCCGGCATCGAGGCGGAGCATGGCGGAGCACTCGGCGGCGTGGTGAATGTGATTATGCAGAAGGGTAGTCCGAAGTTTCACGGATCGGCCTTCATCCAATTTGAGAACCAGTCGCTCGACGCTGGCCCAAGTCCGTTCTCGCACTACGATGCGACCAGCGCCCCGACGGCGACAAACTGGCAGGGTGCAGCCGGTTACAGTGGACTCGCGGACGCAGCCTATCAGAGCTATCAGCCGATTAAGCCCAATCACAGCGATGTCTTTCCGGGCTTCACGCTGGGTGGTCCACTGGCGATGTTGCTTGCAAGGGCCCTGCCGCTTTCACCCAAATGGAACGATAAACTTTTCTTCTTCGTTGGCTTCAACCCGGAGCTGGCACGCTACTCCGAGCGCCTGAACTTTGGCTCTGCCAATGGCGGCGTTATCCCATTCAGCCAGAATACGAACACGTACTACACAACAGCGCGCATCGATGCGAGGGTGACAGAGCGGGTTCGTGTCTTTGCATCCTGGCTCTACCAGTTGCAGCGTGCAAATGGCGAGAACCTGCCACAGGCTGACTCCAAAAATGGTGCGTTGAATCCTGTGACCGGCTGCTTCGGTGCTGCAGCCACGCCATGCACGGGTTCATTCACCGATCCGTCTGTCTACGCTCACACCCTCGGCTACGACGCTCCGAATACGACGTTCAACACCGGCGCTGATATTACGGTGACTCACAATATCGTAGCGACGACACGATTTGGCTACTATTTCGAGAACTATCACGACTTTGGCTATCCTCAGGGAGGGGTGCTGTACCAGTTCCAGAACAACGGCGTTGGTGCAACTGATGCCAGCGGAACGAATCCACTGCCAGCATCACTTTCCCAGGGTCCGGGCTCCGTAAACGCAGCTCTCGACGCCAACTTCACGGGGTATAACTCCAACAAGGCGATCCAGTTTGATCAGGATGCTGCCTGGTACAAAAGCACGAAATTTGGAACACACAACTTCAAATTCGGATATCAGCTGGTTCGCAATTCGAACTATATCTTCCAGGGTTACAACGAGCCATATGTCCAGGTGAACGTTGGCCAGAGCGCGTCATATGTGCCCGGAAGTCCAACAGGTAAGGCGAACTGCGCTGCTCTGCAAGCGACAACGCAGGCCGCCAACCCGGGTACACCGCCGGCAAACATCGGCTGCGAAGGACAGTATGGCTATGTGACCGTCTACGACTTCGGCACAGGCGGGAAAGCGACCAGCTACGATCATGGTCTCTTTGCGCAGGACTCCTGGACGGTTGGGCATGGAGTGACGCTGGATGTGGGCGTTCGTCTGGATAAGGAGTTTCTACCGGGAGAAGGTCAGGGTGCTGGAGCACCGCCGAAGCCAATCGACTTCAGCTGGGGTGACAAAGTTGCTCCTCGTCTTGGCGCTGCGTGGGATGTTTTCCGGGATGGACGGATGAAGGTGTTTGGTAGCTATGGTGTGTTCTACGACACCATGAAGCTGAACCTGGCGATCAGCTCATTTGGCGGGCAGTACTGGCAAAATTGTGTGTACGGCTTGAACACGTCGAGCCTCACTTCGATCGTTCCTGCCTATGACAGCAATCATCGCTATTGCAGTGGACCAGATGCAACGAACCAGGCAAACTTTACGGGTGGAACGACGCCGGCCGGTTTGACCTTTATCGAAAACCTCAACAATCGCGCCTTTCCGACGACCTGCGCTACGTGCAGTTCGAGCCAGGAAGGTGTTGCTCCCGGGCTCAAGCCGTATCGCCAGCATGAGGCTGTGGCCGGTGTGGACTATCAGCTTGCCCGGAATGTGGCGTTCGAGGCTCGATACGATCGGCGGAGGCTGGATCATGTGATTGAGGACTCGGCGATCGTCAACCCAGAAGTGGGAGAAACCTTTGTCGTGGTCAATCCGGGGCAGGGCGTCAATGCTACTTTTTCAGGATTTTGTAACTTCATCTATGGAACAGGGAGTGCTGGTTGCGTTTCCTCAAACGGCCAGACACCTCCGGATACGACTATTCCTGCGGCCCGCAGCTATGACGGCCTCGAGTTCCGTCTGAACAAGGCGCTGAGCAGCCACTGGTCTGGCCTGTTCTCCTACACGTATAGCCACTTTCGGGGTAACTATACGGGTTTGACCAGTTCAGATATTGCGGATGGAGGCTCGGGCGGACGCAACGCTCCGAACAACAGCCGCGCATTCGACGAGCCATACTTCTCCTATAACGCGCTCGGTGGCTCATCGAGCGGGCTGCTGCCGACGGATCGTCCGAATACGCTGAAGGGCTATGCGTACTATCAGCTTGGCTATTTGAAGCGGTTCACGACGGATCTTGGTGTATTCCAGACCGCCTATCAGGGTTCGCCAAACACGTCGTACGCGAATGTGGGACAGAGTTTCAATGCATTTCCAGTGGACATCTTCAACCGCGGTGTCTGGGCTGATTTCTCGCAGAATCCAACGACAGGTGCGATTACGGTCGGAACTCCGCATACGTATCGCAATCCCTGGTATGTTCAGTCCGACCTGAACGTGACCGAATCGTACAAGCTAACCGAAGATAGGGCGGTGAGCTTCACGGCCACGTTCTCGAACGTCCTCAATCAGCATGTCGTCACCTCGGTCAATGAGCAGGTTGATTCCAGTTATTTTGGCAATCAGTTTATTACCCCGGGCGGATTTACCTACTCGGCTGGACCTGCGTTCTACGCCGCGGCAGAACGAGCCTACAACGTGAGTACTGGACTGAACAGCAACAATGATCTGGGTGGGCCTGAGACGATCAACAGTCAGTATGGCAAGCCTCTCTCATACCAACTGCCACGAACGATTCGGCTCCAGGCGAGATTTAACTTCTAG
- a CDS encoding TonB-dependent receptor, producing the protein MKKLLGLGLLAVASAAVSYGQAISVNGGSIAGTITDSSGAVLPNANITVTGTDTGFKKDLTSDSAGFYSVGPLNPGNYTVTIVGAGFQTLSTKTVVRTGTVTSGNFKLTVGQSSETIEVNAGQVSVNTEQAGVSDVITNQQIQSLPINGRNFLDVAQIEPGVILQSGQSFDPTKAGYSAISVSGVSGRTTRILLDGQDITDETVGTTIFNVSQGSINEFQLNRSTQDVSGDVTSTGQVLVSTTSGTNKFHGQGFYNFQDNRAGFATVEGVDAPFQRNQFGGSVGGPILRDKLFFFGNIERIKQDQSASAPIGSIFPQYQGLTVPSPYRETYSVVRLDYNGPLGGHYFVRGNYNVNSVSGNFGDGFETYANRDNTPGISGGGDFSTGKFTHSFRVSYEKFHNLIADTSGSAVTTINPLPGITFQNVAANLFTGPNDNAPQGTFQSDKQVRYDGTWTKGAHNVRYGYSLNRIQGGGFAAFFGLGARVRETASTILPGHSGSDPLNDYFASSIVLGNGLGFFTERPGFGLQGGGVADWREGAYVSDSWRIKPSFTFTAGLRWSVDTDRANQDLATPLCSDVDPSLGFTGCSGATPLFSQFRSDLGAKVHQPYANFAPQIGFAYAPGNAKTVLRGAAGIFFEGDVFNNTTNARGSLLKSGPFFNDVSVCGSGVLDQPDGTIVSSVTVGGVSQTIAQICSSSIASAAPYIKALNTLYQTNSAANSNAVNGGYVGQNLTVNGVYGAPYKTPYSEQFNFGIEREIFRGATLKADYVHNATLKIGQTQDVNHVGAARFLNTTAAQAAITKTLAACGATSITGALAACQTHPGGAGAANGPVTIEDFAANGLDSGVTYLGGFPSSFGLGVGPNQGAAFAGQNANLGTGAFILPIGRSGYDALQMVYHQVKEHPLPGIVSSNLQVSYSLSRIVTTNGLGTSDGLFNNASYDNDNPTGTIGRASLDHKHEVSFGGSAKLKYGPQVGMIGHFYSASPTSLTLDAGLIHGNIFQSDLTGDGTTGDLAPGTVQGDYMHRVKPGTLNSYISNFNNTKAGSLTPAGQALVTAGLFTQQQLVLAGGAVQPIASVPSARALSNPMTRLLDVNVSYPIQLARYREGLSLEPAVAVYNVGNFSNFGGTSLASGVLLNQSDAGGPVNTSTGYLNGPNTYDAQNQFRTIRGTGTFNQGAPRTIEYQLKLNF; encoded by the coding sequence ATGAAGAAGTTACTAGGACTTGGCTTGCTTGCAGTTGCATCTGCGGCGGTCAGCTATGGGCAGGCGATATCTGTAAACGGCGGATCGATCGCCGGTACGATCACCGATTCGAGCGGAGCAGTGCTTCCTAACGCGAACATCACTGTCACGGGCACAGATACAGGTTTCAAGAAGGACCTGACCAGCGACTCGGCAGGCTTCTACAGTGTAGGACCCCTAAATCCGGGCAACTACACGGTAACGATTGTTGGAGCAGGCTTTCAGACACTGTCCACAAAGACAGTCGTTCGGACCGGTACAGTCACGAGCGGTAACTTCAAGCTGACCGTAGGTCAGTCCTCCGAGACGATCGAAGTGAACGCGGGCCAGGTTTCGGTAAACACTGAGCAGGCTGGTGTCAGTGACGTCATCACCAATCAGCAAATTCAGTCCTTACCAATCAACGGGCGCAACTTTCTAGATGTGGCTCAGATTGAGCCGGGCGTCATTCTGCAGTCTGGTCAGAGCTTCGATCCAACCAAGGCAGGATATTCAGCGATTTCGGTCTCGGGTGTCTCGGGCCGTACGACCCGCATTCTTCTCGATGGTCAGGACATTACTGATGAGACGGTCGGGACGACTATTTTCAACGTGTCGCAGGGCTCGATCAATGAGTTTCAGTTGAATCGCTCCACTCAGGACGTATCGGGCGATGTAACGTCGACAGGCCAGGTGCTTGTATCGACGACTTCGGGTACGAACAAATTTCACGGTCAGGGTTTTTATAATTTTCAGGATAACCGTGCCGGCTTCGCGACTGTAGAAGGCGTGGATGCGCCATTTCAGCGCAACCAGTTCGGCGGAAGCGTTGGCGGCCCGATCCTGCGAGACAAGCTGTTCTTCTTCGGCAACATCGAGCGAATTAAGCAGGACCAATCTGCTTCTGCGCCAATCGGCTCCATCTTCCCCCAGTATCAGGGGCTGACGGTACCTTCACCCTATCGCGAGACCTATTCGGTCGTCCGGTTGGACTACAACGGTCCGCTGGGTGGCCACTATTTCGTGCGCGGCAACTATAACGTCAACTCGGTCTCCGGTAACTTTGGCGATGGCTTTGAGACCTATGCAAATCGCGATAACACGCCGGGCATCTCAGGTGGCGGCGATTTCTCGACGGGTAAGTTCACTCACTCCTTCCGCGTCAGCTACGAAAAGTTCCACAACCTCATTGCCGACACGTCCGGCAGTGCAGTCACGACCATCAATCCTCTACCGGGAATTACGTTCCAAAACGTTGCAGCTAATCTCTTCACTGGTCCGAACGATAATGCGCCGCAGGGCACGTTTCAATCGGACAAGCAGGTCCGCTATGACGGCACCTGGACCAAGGGTGCGCACAACGTTCGCTATGGTTACAGTTTGAATCGTATTCAGGGCGGCGGTTTCGCTGCATTCTTCGGGCTCGGCGCACGTGTTCGCGAGACAGCTTCGACCATTCTTCCTGGTCACAGCGGAAGCGATCCGCTGAACGATTATTTCGCAAGCTCGATCGTCCTCGGCAACGGGCTCGGCTTCTTTACTGAGCGTCCTGGCTTCGGTCTGCAGGGCGGCGGCGTCGCAGACTGGCGCGAAGGCGCCTACGTCTCTGATTCCTGGCGGATCAAGCCAAGCTTTACCTTCACGGCCGGCCTCCGGTGGAGTGTCGATACGGATCGCGCCAACCAGGATCTTGCAACTCCTCTCTGCTCCGATGTCGATCCAAGTCTTGGGTTCACCGGCTGCTCTGGCGCAACGCCTCTCTTCTCGCAGTTCAGGTCAGATCTAGGCGCAAAGGTCCACCAGCCTTACGCAAATTTTGCTCCGCAAATCGGATTTGCATATGCTCCGGGTAACGCCAAGACGGTGCTTCGTGGTGCTGCGGGTATCTTCTTCGAAGGCGACGTCTTCAACAACACGACGAACGCTCGCGGCAGCCTGTTGAAGTCCGGACCATTTTTCAATGACGTCTCGGTCTGCGGAAGTGGTGTTCTGGATCAACCAGATGGAACGATTGTCTCCAGCGTCACGGTTGGTGGAGTTTCCCAGACCATCGCACAGATCTGCTCTTCGTCGATCGCTTCAGCCGCTCCTTACATCAAGGCTTTGAACACTCTCTACCAAACCAACTCGGCGGCAAACTCCAATGCGGTCAACGGTGGTTATGTCGGGCAAAACCTGACTGTCAACGGCGTTTATGGTGCTCCCTACAAGACGCCGTACTCTGAGCAGTTCAATTTCGGTATTGAGCGCGAGATCTTCAGGGGTGCAACGCTCAAAGCTGACTATGTTCATAACGCTACGCTGAAGATTGGGCAGACACAGGATGTGAACCATGTTGGAGCGGCGCGCTTCCTGAACACGACTGCCGCTCAGGCAGCTATTACGAAGACGCTCGCTGCCTGCGGCGCAACCTCGATTACCGGAGCTCTTGCCGCTTGCCAGACGCACCCCGGCGGCGCGGGTGCCGCAAACGGACCAGTTACCATCGAAGACTTCGCTGCCAACGGTCTTGACTCGGGCGTAACGTACCTTGGAGGCTTTCCTTCCTCGTTTGGCCTGGGTGTAGGTCCGAATCAGGGTGCTGCTTTCGCGGGTCAGAATGCCAACCTCGGAACCGGGGCCTTCATTCTCCCGATCGGACGCTCCGGCTATGATGCTCTGCAGATGGTGTATCACCAGGTGAAGGAGCATCCGCTTCCTGGCATTGTGAGCAGCAACCTGCAGGTTTCATATAGCCTTTCGCGCATCGTTACGACGAATGGCCTTGGAACCTCGGATGGACTGTTCAACAATGCTTCGTACGATAACGACAACCCAACTGGAACCATCGGTCGCGCGTCGCTCGATCACAAACACGAGGTGTCCTTCGGTGGTTCTGCGAAGCTGAAGTATGGCCCGCAGGTCGGTATGATCGGTCACTTCTACTCGGCCAGCCCGACCTCGCTGACTCTGGACGCTGGATTGATTCATGGCAATATCTTCCAGTCGGATCTGACAGGTGATGGAACCACGGGCGATCTCGCTCCCGGCACAGTGCAGGGTGACTACATGCACCGCGTCAAGCCCGGCACCCTTAATAGCTACATCAGCAACTTCAACAACACCAAGGCTGGATCGTTGACTCCTGCCGGTCAGGCCCTTGTGACTGCCGGTCTGTTTACGCAACAGCAGCTAGTACTAGCCGGTGGTGCTGTGCAGCCAATCGCCAGTGTTCCTTCCGCTCGTGCTCTCTCGAATCCGATGACGCGCCTGTTGGACGTCAACGTCTCCTACCCAATTCAGCTTGCACGGTATCGGGAAGGTCTCTCGCTTGAGCCAGCGGTTGCAGTTTACAACGTTGGCAACTTCTCGAATTTCGGTGGAACAAGCCTTGCATCAGGTGTCCTGCTGAACCAGTCAGATGCTGGTGGTCCGGTGAATACCTCGACCGGCTACCTCAACGGACCGAACACCTATGATGCGCAAAACCAGTTCCGTACGATTCGCGGAACGGGTACGTTCAATCAAGGTGCACCGCGCACGATCGAGTACCAACTCAAGCTGAACTTCTAA